The nucleotide sequence aaatgaaaaactcaaTGTCAGCACAGAAAACATATGAAGAAAGGAACTTTTTATTCCAAGtaatcataataaaaagcatacaTCCTGCTTTCTAATGTctctacatttttatatttttaatacttacaCTGCCCCTATGGGGTAGGTACTATGATTACCACGTGTTACACATATAGGACTGTATGTTGAGAAGCAGAGGAACTGGAATCCGAATCCAAGATGTGCCAGTCCAGAGTCCACGTTCTTGACACTACATTGCCTCATAGTCAACTTGATCCCAATCAACTGATGAAGGCAACTGAGGAGTGTCTTAAGCATGAGAGCCTCTCAGAGAGTGTGTTCTACATCTAGCTAGCATTCATGTCTGAAGTCAAATGTCCCATCAGGAGGTCCTCTGGCATAAATATAGTTATTGATTCTAGCAACATAAGGGTGTCTCCCAGATGTCTATTAAGGCCTCTGTAAAGACTCAGAGTGTTACATGTGTTATGCATGATCACTGTGCCTTAGCAATAGGTCATTATCAGATGATCCCAATCCTGAAAAAGCCTTCAAGTGAACCCTGAGGGTCTCACTTCCTTTTAGACAAAGAGagttatgctaaaaaaaaaaaaaagaaaaaaaaagaaatactgttgtTGCTTTCCTAAGTATGATTTAGTACCCATTCGACTAAGATTTTACCAGATTGGAGATgataatacatttcattttctgtaatgGTAGGTGGCTGCCTGAGGTTCCTGGGTTGAGAATGATTCTGAGGCCACATCCAGGTTCAGGGTAAATGAAGGAGTGTTGTGCTCAAATAGAAGCATAGGCATGTACACTGGGTATTTCCATCCCTATCCTAGATACAAGGTCCATTGCCTTCATGGGAGATCTTGGCAGAAGGAGTATGATGGGTAGGGATAACATCCTTTATGGGGAATcaaataattcatattttgtaTTGATACTGTCTTAGTTATTATGTCCTTAACCTTGCTCAACTGCTTGTAATATATTGGttagaaagagggaagaaaggacaggagaggaaggaCATTTTACCTAATGCACTAGCATTAGAGTGTGTGCTTCAAACTGAATGTGACTTATTTGTAGTTGGGTGAGTCTTTTTCTCCTGGGCCAGGAGATGCTTTCTCAACAGGATATATGGAGGAGTAGTAATTTCAGGGGTTCATTTCTCTCTTATACCCTCCCTACTAATGTGAAAATAACATTGTTTCACTCTAAGGAAAGTCAGATTCTGCTATATTATTAATCCCTGTCACTGTATTTTTAGGAGGTCACCCATCAGGATCCTGCAAGCTCTCTCCTCATGCCTGTGTCACACTGGCTTCATGGCAGATAATAACCACTCTCACTTCCAACACCCTTACTTTGTCTTAACGGGAATTCCAGGGCTTGAACAAAAGTATTACTGGATAGCATTCCCACTGGGTGCTATATATGTCATTGCCCTCTTTGGCAATGGTGTTATCATCTCTACCATCAAGTCTGAATCATCCCTGCATATCCCCATGTACTATTTTCTCTGCATGCTGGCGCTGGCAGACATGGGACTTACCCTCTGTACTCTGCCCTCTATGCTAGGCATATTCTGGTTTAACTATAAGTCCATTGCCTTTGATTCCTGCCTTGTTCAGATGTACTTCATTCACACCTTCTCAGCCATTGAATCTGGTGTACTGGTGGCCATGGCCTTTGATCGGGTTGTAGCCATCTGGAACCCCCTCAGGTATGGGACCATCATAACCAATGGTGTGGTCTGCAGAGCTGGGACAGTCATCTTGACAAGGGCAGTCTGTGTGGTCTTCCCTGTGCCTTTCCTCATCAAGCGACTTCCCTTCTACCACTCCAACATCCTCTCCCACTCCTTCTGCCTTCACCAAGATGTCATGCGCCTTGCCTGTGCCAGCACTCGTATCAACAGTCTCTATGGCCTTATTGCTGTCATCTTCACCAAGGGTTCTGACTCCCTCTCTATCCTCCTCTCCTATGTGTTCATACTCCGAGCGGTAATGGCCATTGCCTCAGGGGAGGGCCGGCTGAAAGCACTCAACACCTGTGTTTCACATATCTGTGCTGTACTCATTTTCTATGTTCCACTCATTGGGCTGTCTGTCATCCATCGTTTTGGAAAGCATCTTTCACCACTGACTCATGTCCTCATGGCTAATGCCTACCTTCTTGTACCCCCTGTGCTAAACCCTGTA is from Neofelis nebulosa isolate mNeoNeb1 chromosome 10, mNeoNeb1.pri, whole genome shotgun sequence and encodes:
- the LOC131488598 gene encoding olfactory receptor 51H1-like, producing the protein MADNNHSHFQHPYFVLTGIPGLEQKYYWIAFPLGAIYVIALFGNGVIISTIKSESSLHIPMYYFLCMLALADMGLTLCTLPSMLGIFWFNYKSIAFDSCLVQMYFIHTFSAIESGVLVAMAFDRVVAIWNPLRYGTIITNGVVCRAGTVILTRAVCVVFPVPFLIKRLPFYHSNILSHSFCLHQDVMRLACASTRINSLYGLIAVIFTKGSDSLSILLSYVFILRAVMAIASGEGRLKALNTCVSHICAVLIFYVPLIGLSVIHRFGKHLSPLTHVLMANAYLLVPPVLNPVVYTVKTKEMRKKIIQIFVQIKITAEG